Within Streptomyces roseirectus, the genomic segment TCACCGCCCGGGTCACCAAGGGCGGCCTGCTGAAGGTGAACGACTCGCACATCGGTTTCCTGCCCTACCTGCCCACGCACGGCGGCACGGGCCTGACCGGCGGCGTGTTCGGCGAGGCCAACTACCCGGCCCTGCGCACCTCCCACGTCCAGGGAGTCAGCGTCAGCGGCCGTCCGCTGCGCCCCCGCGAGGCCGTCTTCGGCACCGACCGCGCCCGCTGACCCCGCCACCCCGTCCGAACGTCCCGTATCCACCACCGACCCTGAGGAAGCCCATGCGTGCCCTGGACGCGGCCCGGGAGACCTGCGAGAGCTGTCTGCCCGGCCTGCTGAAGAAACTCGACGACATCCCGCTCGCCGACCTGGAGCGCCCCGAGAGCCCGGGGCTCGGCCACTTCCGGGCCGCCGGGGGCCCGGCGCTGGTGATCCCGAAGGAGTACCGGGGCATCGGCGCGACCCCGTTGCAGGCGCTCGCCGTCGTGCGGGCGATCGGCGCCGTGTCGCCGTCGCTCGCCGTCGCGACGACGATGCACCACTTCTCCGTGGCCACCCTGTTCACCCTGGCCGACTCGATCAAGAGCAGCGGCATGGAGTGGGCGCTCCTCGAAGGGATCGCCGAGCAGAACCTGCTGGTCGCCTCCGGGTTCGCGGAGGGCAGGCCGGCGCAGGGCATCCTCGCGCCGACCATGCGGGCGACGGCCGTCGAGGGCGGCTACGTCGTCAACGGCGCGAAGAAGCCGTGCAGCCTCTCGCGGTCCATGGACCTGCTGACGGCGAGCGTCGCGCTGCCCGCGCCCGACGGGGGCGGGGACATGGCGGTGCTGCTGGTGCCGCGCGCCACCGAGGGCATCACCAGCCACCCGTTCTGGCGGAGTTGGGCGCTGGCGGGCGCGGAGAGCGACGAGGTGCGGCTGACGGACGTGTTCGTCGACGAACAGCTGATCATGCGGACCGAGTTCGGGGCGGCCGGTGAGCTGGACCAGTTGCAGACCGTCGGGTTCATCTGGTTCGAACTGCTCATCTCCGCCTCCTACCTGGGGATGGTCTCGGCCCTGGTGGAGCGCGTGTACCGGGCGGGGCGCGGCGGCGACGCGGACCGGGCGGACCTGATCGCGCGGCTGGAGGGGGCGAACCTGCTCCTCGAAGGCGTCGCCCGGATGCTGGCGGACGGCGAGCGCGACGACGAGGCGCTGGCGAAGACCCTGGTGGCGCGGTACGCGGTGCAGGACGCGCTCGGCGAGAGCGTGAACCGGGCCGTGGAGACGCTGGGCGGCATGGCGTTCATCGGCGCGTCCGACGTGGCGTATCTGGCGGCCGTCTCGCACGGCCTGACCTTCCATCCGC encodes:
- a CDS encoding acyl-CoA dehydrogenase family protein, whose product is MRALDAARETCESCLPGLLKKLDDIPLADLERPESPGLGHFRAAGGPALVIPKEYRGIGATPLQALAVVRAIGAVSPSLAVATTMHHFSVATLFTLADSIKSSGMEWALLEGIAEQNLLVASGFAEGRPAQGILAPTMRATAVEGGYVVNGAKKPCSLSRSMDLLTASVALPAPDGGGDMAVLLVPRATEGITSHPFWRSWALAGAESDEVRLTDVFVDEQLIMRTEFGAAGELDQLQTVGFIWFELLISASYLGMVSALVERVYRAGRGGDADRADLIARLEGANLLLEGVARMLADGERDDEALAKTLVARYAVQDALGESVNRAVETLGGMAFIGASDVAYLAAVSHGLTFHPPSRASFRAPFLAHVAGEPLRLA